Within Anopheles ziemanni chromosome 2, idAnoZiCoDA_A2_x.2, whole genome shotgun sequence, the genomic segment CCTTCGAATTTAGCGTGTGCATTACACAACACAGGTTGTTAATCGACAGATAGTTCAAGTCGAAAACATTGCTCAAGATTTACATTAACATTTAGctgaaaaaatatgaaattaattCCATCCTGACTTGGGAGggggaaatattaaaatattcccTCCGAGCGTGGATTACAATAATGAAaagcaaatgtttaaaataatcacTTTCCAATTACTACCAAGAGCTGAGCGGAGGAACAGGAACGGTGCGGGGGGTGGAGCAGGCTCCCGTTTCACCAACATCATCCATCATCGTTGCGCAGACTTTGCGCAAACACCGGCGACCCCAATTTTCGCCACCGAACGTCGGGGCGCGCGCGTTCGTTGATCCGCCGGCTCGTAACCGGCTAGAGGATGCATAAACAATCCGTCAAACTGTATTGACGACCTCCGAGGTCTAGCACCACCCAccaatccacacacacaccaaaccCTCAGGTCCTCGGAAACTTGGACGAGACAATGTTGTCGCGTCTTGCGGAGAAGATTAGTCACTTCGAACTCGAGGAAGCGTCGTTAAATTATTCGTCTACTtaaagaataatttaaattcgaaCTGTGTCCATCATAATGTGGGGTTTAAGCTTGtttgcattcttttttttaactgatCCGACGCGATGTTGTCGCTGAAACGAACATTCCAGGTCATGGAATAATATGCAATCGCTTTACACTTCCACCAACTGTTAAGATTCACACCGTTTGGAATGTGGAGTGACGCTCTTGCCGAAACATGCAAGCGTATGTGTTCCTTTTTCTCGCACACACTCAGGCACTCCCCATCCGAGATTGCGATTCCAGTTCCGAAgacgaaaacaatttcatccGACCGACGACAATAAATTGGGCCCCAGTTAACACGCCTAGACGGTTGGCAAACGAACCAACTGTACAGCTGGTTCAACAGTGCATGAGAGAATCTCCTCGTCAGACCTCGACCTCCATCTCCCTCCGTGAGACCCGGTGCGTCGATTGTCTGCCAAGTTGCTAGACAGTTTTCTCAAGATTTCCTCAAGCTTAGGTCGTGGTCCTTCCCCTTTCCCGCACGCAACATCGTCTGTGTGTATGCAGTGTGTTCTCTCTTTCACTAACTTACTCTATCGATTTAATCCACGGCTAAGAGGGAACGCCGTCAAAGTGTCTGAAATGCGCACGCGGCTTCGAAGCCGGTCTAGGCGCGATCGTCGCGCCGCCAAAGACACGAAAGCCTATATAGTGTATGCGGACGAGCTCTCCGCTAGACGATGAAGGTAACGGCGAAGACAACTCCGGGGACCGCCGTCCAAAGACCCGATCGACCAGACAACTGCCGTCTGCCAAAAACCTGTTTCCCATTTGGACGGCGATTTCCACCACCTTCTCGCCCGCTTCAGGCGCGGGGCGACGAATTGAACAAAAGTTGCAGCATTTGCATGTTTGGTAGGGTTTGGTGATCGGCGTCTTGGCTAGAGCGGCGGCGGCGCCCGGGAAGGGGGTAGGTCCAAGTGGAATGTAGCGACCTTTTCGATCGGCCAAACGAGGGGTGAGTCTAAGACGCGAGGGAGCAAGAAGACACAACCAGGGTGTTCCGTTTGCTTTCGCGAGTCTagacatgttttatttttcccatgcAGCTTGTTTTCGACCGATCACCGTCTAGGCGGGTTGTTATCTTCTTAGCCGCGTTGAAAACTGATGATCCAGCTTGGTTAGATCTTATTGAGGACAAGCGTAGTGGTGATAAAAATTCTTCGGGCAGAAATCTATACCCTCAATACctcaattgaatttttaattcaaaatattcaaaaacttGTTCCGAAAAATTCCAAAACTTCCAGGTGCTGAGTTGTGTTAAAAGTTCtgtccaaataaaaaaataactgcGAGACCCTTCGCAACACAGCTTTacgaaaaagttactttttgaAGAATTATCAgattgtcattttttttttcaattaagtTCATCTGCATTTAGGAACtggttatttttatcaaactttGTACAaactaccaaaacaaaaaaaccaaacatattttgtttccCATCAAGGGCTGAAAGTACCTTGTTTTAATTCAAACACAGTGCGTGACAGAGACCAAGATTCAACAGTTGCATTCAAAATGGTTTATAGTTAAAAACCTGGGAGATCTGGGACAGTCTTAGGTTCGAAACTCAACAGAGATCGTACCGTCCCCATTGTTTGAGAACCCAAGCAGTCATCGGTAAAAGTTTACTAAAACTGTAATGGGTCGACATGACCGCTGATGGTACaccaaggaagaaaaaaaagtcaaagtAAACCTAATCGGAGGAGATGGAACCATACTCGTTTGAAAACAATTGAACACGATCGTTTCAATTACCGAAGGCGCGCTCACCGATCATCATCAGCGTTGAAGTCGAAGTTTACACGCCGTCCCGTCCGACCACGTGCGGATACGAAACACTCGGTGCCAGCTTGCCGTGAGGAAGCAGGCAAATTTAGTCCCCTCACCACCAACACAGTACGCGAATGCCGTAAGATCCGAGCAAAGATCCAGCGCGTCTTGAAGAAAGGGCGGAGATCGACCCGGGGGCCGGTATAGAGAAAAACCGGCGGGACGGGGAAGGATCGTGCATGAACTGGGTCATTGCAGTTCATTCGTCCCGGCCGGCAATCTTCGTTGCATGTCTCGATCGATCATCTACCGGTTCTGGTGTACTACTTCTCTTCAAAAGGCAGTACCACATCAAAATGCaccagcgtgtgtgtgtgtatgtatggaAGAGGGATGGGAGTGATTTGCAAATATGATGAGTAAGTGCCAGCCGCGGACCGGTAGaaggagggagagaaagaaagtgaaTGCATTATCGTGCGGCACTAAATCTTATCCCTCTGCGCTAAGTCTAAATGTTTAAAACCttttaaaattcattccaTTTCTATTATCCcatcataaaattaaaaccgGAGCAGATAAGCATTGGTTTCCGCGCAcggaattgaaataaaacattgttatTAGCCTTATAAATAAGGCTTATTTCGAGTAATTGCAAAACCATTCGCACAGGTTAACAGCTATACCATACCACCCGACCTCTCCAACGTAACGAGACGAATTTTTGCGGGAACAAAAATATATGACGTGAAGATAAGATAAACGACGGTGTGCTTATCACCgccgaaaaaagaaatggtagATGTTTAATGAAAAGAGGTACGAAATGTTCTTCAACACATACAATCAAACACTCACACGTCGTGATATAAGTGATGGGGTTGACTGGGAAAACATGGGAAGGGCGGTTTTTTTAAAGGTGTATTTACACCCCAAGTACTACACGCTCCAGGCCGACACATAGTATCGAAAACGTTTGCCAACCCATCCGTGGCCACCTGGAGTGCGAGCAAGCACCCCTCACAAGGAGTGTGAAAAAACAGGCGCCTCACCGCGCGCCAGCCTTTTCCGTTCCCTTTTGCTGGAGTacagaggagaaaaaaaacccaagatAATTGGAAAAAGTGCATGTCACCTAATGATGAATAACGAAGCAGCAAACATTCTTCGAACTGATTGACAGATTGTGTGTGCCAACTACACGCATGCCGCCGGTTGGGCATGGGGCAGATGTTAGCTGAGACggaaaaagtagaaaacaacCCGTACAGGAATATCCAACGTCCAATCGGTGGAAATAGACACATTGTAGCGTGCGAATGGTCAAATAGTCATCGCTAAAAATATCGTGTACGCGAAAGGAAgcatggaaaaaaatgaaccgGCATGAAGGAAAAGAGTTGAAAAACTGGAGCCAACTGGtttggggtgtgtgtgtgtgtgtgattttttttcttcttccctttCGGTGGGCATAAAGGGAAGGAGATCGATCATGACCCGGTCATCATTATTCATCACTGGCGCTTCGATCATATTCGAAACCCCTGCACCAAAGCGTTGGTTCGCTGAAGGAGCTTGTTGAACATGAAATGGCTTCTTTGTTCAATCCAACTTCTAAGGAATGATTTCTCTGCCTACAAGCGTAAAGCATGTAAAGAGTttgttaaaactattaaaaaaacCCTCCAAAGAAATCGTCTGCCCCAAAATCGTAGCAAATGTTCAACACCCCAATATACCTACCTTTGGCAAAAGTGTGCTCGCCGAAGCTGGGCAGCAGAAGCAGGAACATGGCGGCTGAAAGCAGTGAAACCGTCGACCAGCATCGCGGCCCCCTGAGCATCCTACCGCCACCACCAAGGCGTCCAAGTTTGTTCCGCATGGTGGCGAACGTTTCACTACGGTTTGCCACTTTACGATCAATCACGATCCTCGTCGTGCCCGGTCCGGGGCCGGTAGAagtagaagtagtagtagtagcagaagaagaagggaTGGTAGGAGCAATAATAGTCGTAACCGCCGAGATGGCCTGCGTCATTGCTGAATTTGCTCCGGGTCACGGGCTTCACAGGCGCAGCGACCGGAAACGATCCGTAACGCGGTGGTGGCGCAGACGAAGACGTTTCGATGGATCACGATCGCAATTGTTGCTCATCAGCAGAGATTAGCACTTGATTATTTCATGTTGGATTTCCCTTTTTGCGCTTCGCTTTCGCAACTGCCTCACTCCGGGCATCAGGAGTGTTGGCTTCCtcaatttatgtattttttttacacttgatcttttattttctttttcgatgtGCTTCTGGGTTGATTCGTGCACTCCTTTTGGGTAGAATATTTTATCGAtgtaattattatttcacGTTACGCTTTGCtatcaatttttaaattaaccgGACAGGTGCATCTAAATGGATTCGCGAAATCCAAGAATCTACACTCGCTTGATCGACGCACGGCAACGCAACATCACCGGATCCGGATCCTAGGACGGACCGCGAGGTCCTGCCATGGCGAAGGACCGAAACTGAACGACACAACGCCGGCCGCACCAATCGATCACTCACTTCCGGAGTTTTCCACCACAATGCAGGAGAAGGCGCGCTCGCACGGCTCACGCTAGCTTTTCCACTCTCACTTACTCACCACGTTCACTCTCACTTTCTCACGGCGACAGGCTCGGAAAATTTTGCCGGGCAGGCGACGAAGGATAATATCGCAACCGCAGCGTAATCACCGCGCACGAAAACACGACCAACGACCGTGGGGCGAGGACACGGCACACGAGCACCACAGCACAAACACAATCAAGCCCaatcgctcgctcgctcgctcactTCACAGTGTCGCTCGCCTCGCCCGGCTCACTGGAGAATGGATCCTGCCGAGGATGAGGATACCGATGGTTTTGCCAAAAAATGGCGCGCACACATCCGCAACGCTGCCCACTCACACACAGACGCACGTACGCATTCGACTGCACGCTTGCTACGGAAAATGACTGAATCGTTTTTCCGTGTTTTCCGATGGGCAAGCAAAAACGATGATTACGTGGAGCTTCTGTTCTGggtgcgtgtttgttttcaaccCCGATCACCATTCAAGCACTTTTTGGAGTatgaaaagagcaaaaaaCTTTCTATGGTTAGCAATAAATATGGGGGCTGTATAAGGTTTCCAGGATTGAACTCCGATAAACTGCATTAATTTTGTCACACAACCAACACTTTTCGCAACAGTCGACCGCTCAATTGCAACTCAAAGCAGAAGGGAAGATACGTTTgcgtcaaagaaaaacaacgttACCGTATTTCGGAACCCGAGCCACATTTCATTGACACCTTTCGGGTCGCTTCCTTTTCTGCCGTACGTTACCAACACCAAAATATCGGACCGATTCAAAGGATCCGATGCGGCGCCCGTGCAGATACGAACACCAGCAGACCGGGTACACACGTACGCACGAATTTAAGGACGAGCAGCCGCCGAATTgccgggtggaaaagtggaGAACCACGGGCCCGGAAGCCGGCGGCGGTAAGAGTGGCATTTATCCGCCACAAACACTCTCTCCTCGAGTGGAAGAAAATTCATCACCATTGGCAGCAGTGGGAAAACCAGCTCcaaaaatggatggaaaacccTAGGAAACAGCGGAGAAGAGGAGAACATCGGAAGCGGGTTTAAAATTCCTttccaaaaatcgtttcgcAATCCACTGACCTTTTCCCCTCGGAGTGCAAGAGTGATATGTGGCTGCTTTGTTATTTGCCGTTccgcacacacgtacacatccGGACGTCGTACACACACTGGGTCGAGGGGGGAAGGAACAGGAAACGGGAAGGACGAGTCCAAAAATTTCGCCCGAATACGTCCGTTTCAGGAAGCAGCGCAGCGGGAGCGcagaagttttcctttttcgaccaaaaaaaaacccttcttCCTTCCGTCCGGCGAACGAAGAATGCCAAGTGGTATGCGTGCGTACGATATTCTGGCGTTTCTGGTGCTGCTGGATGAAGATGTTGGGGCGCTCTACGATGTGTTCGTGCCGATGCTACTGCGTTAGCATGatcttttcgttttcgcttttcgtttctcgtataggaaaaaaaaagaaaacggtacCAAAATCATACCAACATATTCGCTCGAATTCTAATAAATTCCAAGCCAAAATTCGTGGATCAGCGCGAAAAAGGTCGCAGTAATCGCGGCGTTTTTGGAAATCTCCCTTATTCAGTCGTGGTACCGGTTACCACCGTCTAGCTTCGTTGCGAAACATTTTCCCTAATCAACACTTACACTGgatgagttttctttttgacaaaaacaaagttttttaCAACCGTAATAATGGGGATTTGTTTTCACGCTTCAGACGATGGCAGGTTCTTTTATTTGCTCCAAGGATTGACCGATGTTTGATTGcgaaaatttttcttcatgcAAAAACCATCATCATATCGTTCCGATAGATCAAAGTACACCacgaatttcttttttctgttcaGCCCTGAGGGGAGCTTCGCCCTACACAACAAAGGCCAACGACTCCATTCGACGAACTAGGATGTTTCCAATTCTGTACACACCACCCCGGGGAGGGGGAACACACCCCTAGCCCCGTGGAAAGCAAAACACTTGGCACAGACGGAAGCAAACATCCCGCACGGGAAGAGTAAGCGCACGCATTATTTTGCCATTTGTGGTATATTATTTAGCAAACGAGATTGTCTCCAGCTTACACTCCGAAACTGCGGATGAGCTAAACGATGTGCGTATTAAACTTTAACTTCCGTAAGAAGGGACCACCATTAAGCGCAAGGGCAACACCGTCCGCAGCAGAACACAATAGAATAACagcacttaaaacaaaatcacaatcAACACAGCACACACGGGTCGGTAACAAAACCATCAGCGCAGCAGTGTACTTTGGGGCTCCACATCCAAATCTTCTCACGAATGGAAGTCGAATGCAGAAGGTTTTTGACACGGAAACACAGTCGGGGCTAAAAACAAGCGCGTACCACACAAACCGAATTCAATAATGCGTTCCACGCCGCTATCCGATGGTGCCGGTCAACCAAATCCGTCGAAGTCGTGCGTGGAATGTACGAAAacccgtttttcctttcgctatTTTCCACCGCGAACCATTTTACTCTGAACACAGAACAGAACAGCAAACGCAATTGTCTAGCTGTCAAGTGACACTGATTGAGCTGAGCAAGTACGTTTATGCCACCGAATGGAGCACCACAATGCTGCCTTCTTAGTTGATATACGTACGGAATGCACATCAATAaattatacgaaaaatcgttcaaaaagcCATAAGAATAGCTTAAAAGCATACTAAAATAATAATTGGTATCGTTCTTGGAGTTTTACAATGCAGCTTAACCACAATTCTTTTGTTTATTCCCACATAGAAAAGCACGTCGCGGGATTTCGCAGCAACGTGTAGACGCACATTAACCATGTGAACCCGTTCTCCAACATTGCAGTATAAACGCATCTCGACCGGGTTGTTAAAAACGTCAAGTGGCGTAAATATCACGAggattttctaagtcggccaTTCGAGTTTTGTGCCGGATCGAAAaagatcttttttctttccgtctAGCTGCGTGACTCATTTGTTTCTTTGGTAGGTGGGAAGTTTCTTTTGTCCTTTCGATTGATAATTCGGAAAAAGCTTCATCTGTTCATTCATCAATCGCCTACTTTCTTCCCTTTGTGCAGTTGGCTAGTGCACTCATTCGTCGAATCCCGTAAAGATGATGTCCTTACCGGGAACGTTCGCCTGTGACGAATACGGGCGACCGTTCATCGTCCTCCGTGACCAGGAGAGCCAGAAGCGCCTGACCGGCAATGAAGCGATCAAGGTAAGTTTGCATGTGATGTGACCCCCACCATCCGTGGGGTGTGATGGTGCTGCGCCTCGCTGACCGAATCTTCGAGAGGCATTTTTCATGTTAGGAGCTGGAAAAGCTATTGTTTCATCGCAAAAACACATGATTTCTACAATTCATCCATCAAACTCTTGTCGTATCCTAGTTTAAACATCATTTCTGTTAATTTTCATTGCCGAAACTATGAATTCGTAAACAGCCGGATTGACGATTCGACCTAACCTCACTTTTGTTCTCTCGCCTACACACAGAGTCACATCTTAGCCGCGAAGCAGATTGCATCAATCATCCGATCATCGCTGGGACCGAAGGGACTGGACAAGATGATGGTCAGCGGAGACGGTGAGGTCACGGTCACTAACGACGGTGCAACTATCCTGAAGCTGATGGATGTTGATCACGAGATCGGCAAACTAATGGTTCAGCTGAGTCAGTCGCAGGACGACGAAATCGGCGATGGCACGACCGGAGTGGTCGTTTTGGCCGGAGCACTGCTCGAACAGGCAGAATCTCTGCTCGACCGGGGCATCCATCCGATTCGCATTGCCGACGGTTTCGAGCTGGCCGCCCAGTGTGCCGTCAAGCATCTGGATACGATTGCGCAGCCGTTCCCGGTGTCGCGTGACAACAAGGAACCACTGATCCGCGTTGCTATGACTACACTCGGAAGCAAGATTGTTAATAAGTGCCACCGGCAGATGGCGGAGATCGCGGTCGATGCGGTGCTGACCGTGGCCGATCTGGAGAAGAAGGATGTCAACTTCGAGCTGATTAAGCTGGAGTGCAAAGTCGGTGGTCGTATGGAGGATACCTGTCTGGTGAAGGGTGTGGTGGTGGACAAAACTATGAGCCACTCGCAGATGCCTACGGTACTGAAGGATGTTAAGCTGGCCATCCTCACCTGCCCGTTCGAGCCACCGAAGCCGAAGACTAAGCATAAGCTCGATGTTACCTCTGCCGATGACTACCGCAAGCTGCGCGAGTACGAGCAGGAGA encodes:
- the LOC131283014 gene encoding T-complex protein 1 subunit epsilon translates to MMSLPGTFACDEYGRPFIVLRDQESQKRLTGNEAIKSHILAAKQIASIIRSSLGPKGLDKMMVSGDGEVTVTNDGATILKLMDVDHEIGKLMVQLSQSQDDEIGDGTTGVVVLAGALLEQAESLLDRGIHPIRIADGFELAAQCAVKHLDTIAQPFPVSRDNKEPLIRVAMTTLGSKIVNKCHRQMAEIAVDAVLTVADLEKKDVNFELIKLECKVGGRMEDTCLVKGVVVDKTMSHSQMPTVLKDVKLAILTCPFEPPKPKTKHKLDVTSADDYRKLREYEQEKFLQMVKQVKDAGATLAICQWGFDDEANHLLLQQQLPAVRWVGGPEIELIAIATGGRIVPRFEELSADKLGSAGLVRELSFGTTKDKMLVIEDCKNTRAVTVLIRGGNQMVTAEAKRSIHDALCVVRSLIRDSRIVYGGGAAEISCSLAVAREADQLSTLEQYAFRSFSVALESIPLALAENSGLPPIETLSELKSRQGVENSATLGVDCMLTGNSDMKDHHVIESLHSKKQQIVLATQLVKMILKIDDVRTPADR